TTGCAATCCTACATTGATGCTGCTCTAATATAAACAGTGAGTTCATGAGTCCAATAGCCCCAAATGTAAAGACATCTGTCATATGGGGCAGGTCAGCGGATTCCTCCCACCCATGGCAAATCTGCTCTTTTCCCCATCTGCTGTTTGAAAGGGTCATGATGCCTTCAGCTAGTAACATTATACATATTGACATGTTCGATATCAATTCATGTAATTGACAGTAGCCTAAAAATAATACAATCTGATCTTTTTTCCTGTATTTCTGACCGATCAACGGCCATGTCTACATATTATGCGCAGACCGATATGCCACCCTGACAACAGAGAAATGTCTGCTTATTGGCTTTCTTATTAGCATAAATGGTATGAATAAATAATGAGTGAAATGCTGTGTGGTCTCTTCTAACCAGTGTGGTTAAAATATCGGTCTGTATGACTTGTATAATGGCCAATTCTATTACAACGTGTTCTGTTGTTTACTAAGTAATGGACTGGATGAAATGACAAGAAACCCAGGAATTAATAAACATGCGAATGTGTCCTGTTTTCTTACCTTCCTCTCCATACTGATCATAGATCTCCCTTTTCTTCGGATCACTGAGGACTTCATATGCCTCGGCGATCTCCTTAAATTTCTCCTCGGCGTTGGCCGCTTTGTTTTTGTCCGGGTGCCATTTCAGAGCCTGTTTTCTGTACGCCTTTTTAATGTCCTCGTCAGCCGCTCCTTTCACTATCCCCAGGATTTTATAATAGTCTTTCCCCATAGTTCCCCCGAAGCGACCCCTCGCAGTAGCCAAAGAGAAGCTGCCTGTTAGTTTGATGGGGAAATAAatccaggagaggagagacaagagacaaaCCCCTCTGAGGAAGTTGATATGGCGGACAAGCGAAAGAAAAACCCTAAACcgcttctctctgcctctctaaaCAACAAGAACTAGTAGTTAGACACGGAGGTTgaatcgtgagaagctagagaaCGGGATGTGATGTAGCGATGTTTAGAGTGGTTACGCTGTGGATCCAGGGTTATTTATCCATCACCCTCCCCCGTTAGACTCCCTTTAAATAGCTGTGGCTCCCTCTCCTGCGTCCGACCCACCGGCGGCGTTGCTCGCTGTCATCCAGGGGCTCTTCATAGATGCTAAATTCTGCTGAAGCACGTCATTTCCCATATTCGGCAAAGATTCCGgtttttatttgattattttaaCTTAATTAATCATTTAATTAATTTAATTGTTTTAACACCCATCCACATGGAGTTGACATCTCAACCTGAGTGAGAAGAACATGGTAGCCTACAGAAAACAATAATTACACTGTAACAGTCTTGACAGGTTATGATAGGTCCTGTGATAAAGGGCTGGTGTTTGGTAAGAGGAGGATGATTTGAATTGAGAAATAGCCTAAATTTGGTGCCTTCCTGTTCAAATTATCAGCTACGGCGAGGAGGGGGTCCATTACCAGAGGACAGGCCTCCTGTCAAGGCTTTATAGACCTCCCTGACCTGTACCTActgagacagacactaacctCTGACCTGTACCTACTGAGACAGACATAACCTCTGACCTGTACCTCCCGAGAGAGACACTAACCTCTGACCTGTACCTACTGAGACAGACATAACCTCTGACTGTACCTCCCGAGACACTAACCTCTGACCTGTACCTActgagacagacactaacctCTGACCTGTACCTCCTGAGAGGAGcacctaacctctgacctgtaCCTACTGGAACCCAGACACTAACCTCTGACCTGCCCACTAAACCTACTAACAGACACTAACCTCTGACCTGTACCTActgagacagacactaacctCTGGTCCTGTACCTACCTAAACCTAACTGACACTAACCTCTGACCTGTACCTACTGAGACAGCCTAACCTCTGGTCCAGGctaaacctaaaccctaacccacactaacctctgacctgtactactgagacagacactaacctCTGGTCCATAGGCCCActaaacctaaaccctaacccacactaacctctgacctgtacctactgagacagacactaacctCTGGTCCATAGGCCCACTAAgccctaaaccctaacccacaCTAACCTCTGACTGTCCTTATAATGATACACCTGGatgagctaacacaacgtgccattggaacacagggtgatggttgctgataatgggcctctgtacttggattagcgaacacaacgtgccattggaacacaggagtgatggttgctgatactgggcctctgtacttggattagctaacacaacgtgccattggaacacaggagtgatggttgctgatactgggcctctgtacttggattagctaacacaacgtgccattggaacacaggagtgatggttgctgataatgggcctctgtacttggattagcgaacacaacgtgccattggaacacaggagtgatggttgctgataatgggactctgtacttggattagctaacacaacgtgccattggaacacaggagtgatggttgctgataatgggactctgtacttggattagctaacacaacataccattggaacacaggagtgatggttgctgatactgggcctctgtacacctatgtagatattccataaaaaatcagtaatttccagctacaatagtcatttacattactgtatttctgatcaatttgatattcttttaatggacaaaagagtagcttttctttcagaaacaaggacatttcataagtgaccccaaacttttgaacggtagtatacatactgtattctattctactgtatcttagtctatacctctctgacattgctcatcccaatatttatatatacttcattcctttactttagatttgtgtgtattgttagattgttgGATGACAGCGCAGCATTTGGTGTGTGCCAGGTGCAGAGAGAGGCTCAGAGAGGTTCACAGATATGAAATCAGGTCATGATGTATCATATGCAGCGGCGGTAAGACCGGTTGTTGGTGCTACAGTGTAGGAATGATGGGAGCTTTACACAGCTGTTCCTGTACTAAGTGGACCTACTGTCGTTGTGGTGGTTTTTCTGGTCCTGGTATGGTTTTCTCGAGGCCTGTTCAGAAATCTTCAAGCTCAAGAACGTGAAGTGTCAAAGGAAACTTTGATAATGAAGTTGATAAGTTGACTTCATAGCATTTATTGGTAAGGTTATCAATATGACTCGGGTTGTGGAAAGCAGAAATGTCAGGTTGAACGTTATTGTGGAGACAACAAAAGCTATTGGGGGAAGAGGGTGTGGTAGAAGTTAGtaggtttttattttattcatattGTTTTTTCGAATTGTGTGGATCGTGATTAATCGTACAttccagcacagtaggtggcggcatgcacaaTAAAACGTTTGTTTGTGGACCGCCATGATATCATCAAAGATGTTCTACTGTGATATCATAGTAGCAGCAAGCAGAATAATTCCGCCTTCTTCTTTGATGGACGCATGACAGAGCCATTTCGCGAGATTTGTGTGGCCTTTTCTGCTGTGTCGCAGCACGCACAGCGACAGCAAATATTACTCAACCAAGACCACAGCCACAGTCGTTTCCAACCAGGAACTAATAAGTCagagtgggcagaacaagcaagtgggtgggcagagccaagcatatGTTAGCGAGATCCCATTGGCGCGTTCTAGCATTGatctgcatatttccgttagggaacacCTCCTCTGTGCAGTGCGCATGTGCATTAACTCAATTCGCCTTTGCACTCCTTCTGAACAACGAGATTTTTTAAAACCAttgcaaagggtaaagtctacaaaatgCAATACATTctgttcataacatattgtatttTTGAGAACAGAGTGCTGTATTGAAATCAAATGTTTAATCGACGAGAAAATGTGCAGAATATCGGACAAAATCAAATCTCGTTCTATCTTCTGCTACAGCCGGCcagtgggcttcctctcactaccatatttgggtGTGGAAACGCCATAGCGGATGCTTCAgttttatacatccggtgaaaaaTCTGTATCCTTGTTCTATCTGTGTGGTCAGGATCATTTCCGATGAGAAcggccattttctctctctccggaTTTGTTCATTTGCAACAGATATGGCCGACTATTCAAACGTGGCTCCGCCGTCGGGAAATGGCGCAGGAATGAACGACGCTTTTAAAGACGCACTTCAGCGAGCAAGACAGGTGAAGATAAATCATTTAATATGGTTTTGTTGAAGCACGTCGAAATTGAAAACTCGTCAAAAGCAAATCAACTTTAGGCCTTAAACCTCCCAACTTGCCAACGAGACGATTTTTGCGGCCTTCGGGAAGATGCCTGTTGAATTAAAGCTAAATAAATGTAGTTAAAGTCTAATTAGTCTAGCTAATTAACCAGGTATTGCTACGCTAATTTATAAGTATCTGTTTCGATGTGATGACGTTGGTCTGTGAATTGATCCACTAACTTACCTACTGTACAATGTTGATATCATTTTCTATAAGGGGGCTTTAAAATCTAACAAAACTCTAAACTAAGTTAAGCTATCTACGATAACCATATGCCCTTATCAAAGTTCCCTTAATTGTAATTGTTATTGAAAAAAATGCTGTTTAATTCTGTGGGATGATTGTGTGAAATGAATCAGAAAACGCACCCACCCCACATGCCTCTTAACTCTGCGGAGTTAGTTCATGCAGAATATGTAAGTTTTAACTAACCAAATTGAAAACGCATTGAGAAAATAGTTAACGAaagaagttgtgtttttttttgttgttgtcgagGAGCCTAGTTCAACGTTATGATTCCGCTGCAACtgggtgtttttgtgtgtttcagATTGCGGCAAAGATCGGGGGGACGGCGTGCCTTCGCGGCGCTCCCTCAGGCAGTGAGTTTGGCTATGGAGGCCAGAAGCGACCCCTTGAAGATGCCGGTGAGTACGGTAGGCTACCCCCCCATTTCTTATACTTCCATTTCTTTATTGATCCATTATTTTGCCTGTCTGATTGTGCTTTTGCCTACTCTATTATCAAGACAGTACGTGTGTTTAAAATAAACCCACATAACGGTTCAGTACCTATTGCTGTTTTGGGGGTATTTTGCTACAGAAGGAATATTTTTGTTTAATTTAAGAAAAAATATACCTTTTTCCATATGAGTATATGCTTGATGAGCACACTATTCCTGAAAGACATACACCATGTATGAATGTCTTAGCAAATGCACAAGGGTTCCTGCGAACATGACAGGATCATGAAACGCTTATTAAGTAACCAAACCACTAATATACTGATAGCCATGAATTGTCTCAGAAATATGCACAGttcatctttaataaagaaatcaaatcattctattggtcacattcCCATATTTAGCAGTTATTGTAGGGtaaactaaatgcttgtgttcctagctccaacagtgcagtaatatctaactaaatgcttgtgttcctagcctaaactgtgcagtaatatctaactaaatgcttgtgttcctagctccatcagtaatatctaactaaatgcttgtgttcctagctccaacagtaatatctaactaaatgcttgtgttcctagcctaaactgtgcagtaatatctaactaaatgcttgtgttcctagcctaaactgtgcagtaatatctaactaaatgcttgtgttcctagctccaacagtacagtaatatctaactaaatgcttgtgttcctagctccaacagtaatatctaactaaatgcttgtgttcctagcctaaactgtgcagtaatatctaactaaatgcttgtgttcctagctcaacagtaatatctaactaaatgcttgtgttcctagctccaacagtaatatctaactaaatgcttgtgttcctagcctaaactgtgcagtaatatctaactaaatgcttgtgttcctagcctaaactgcagtaatatctaactaaatgcttgtgttcctagcctaaactgtgcagtaatatctaactaaatgcttgtgttcctagcctaaactgtgcagtaatatctaactaaatgcttgtgttcctagcctaaactgtgcagtaatatctaactaaatgcttgtgttcctagcctaaactgtgcagtaatatctaactaaatgcttgtgttcctagcctaaactgtgcagtaatatctaactaaatgcttgtgttcctagcccaaactgtgcagtaatatctaactaaatgcttgtgttcctagctccatcagtaatatctaactaaatgcttgtgttcctagcctaacctgtgcagtaatatctaactaaatgcttgtgttcctagctccatcagtaatatctaactaaatgcttgtgttcctagcctaaactgtgcagtaatatctaactaaatgcttgtgttcctagctccgacagtgcagtaatatctaactaaatgcttgtgttcctagcctaaactgtgcagtaatatctaactaaatgcttgtgttcctagcctaaactgtgcagtaatatctaactaaatgcttgtgttcctagcctaaactgtgcagtaatatctaactaaatgcttgtgttcctagctccaacagtaatatctaactaaatgcttgtgttcctagcctaaactgtgcagtaatatctaactaaatgcttgtgttcctagctccgacagtgcagtaatatctaactaaatgcttgtgttcctagcctaaactgtgcagtaatatctaactaaatgcttgtgttctagctccatcagtaatatctaactaaatgcttgtgttcctagcctaacctgtgcagtaatatctaactaaatgcttgtgttcctagctccatcagtaatatctaactaaatgcttgtgttcctagcctaaactgtgcagtaatatctaactaaatgcttgtgttcctagctccgacagtgcagtaatatctaactaaatgcttgtgttcctagcctaaactgtgcagtaatatctaactaaatgcttgtgttcctagcctaaactgtgcagtaatatctaactaaatgcttgtgttcctagcctaaactgtgcagtaatatctaactaaatgcttgtgttcctagcctaaactgtgcagtaatatctaactaaatgcttgtgttcctagctccatcagtaatatctaactaaatgcttgtgttctagcctaacctgtgcagtaatatctaactaaatgcttgtgttcctagctccatcagtaatatctaactaaatgcttgtgttcctagcctaaactgtgcagtaatatctaactaaatgcttgtgttccctatcccgacagtgcagtaatatctaactaaatgcttgtgttcctagcctaaactgtgcagtaatatctaactaaatgcttgtgttcctagcctaaactgtgcagtaatatctaactaaatgcttgtgttcctagcctaaactgtgcagtaatatctaactaaatgcttgtgttcctagcctaaactgcagtaatatctaactaaatgcttgtgtttctagcctaaactgtgcagtaatatctaactaaatgcttgtgttcctagctccaacagtaatatctaactaaatgcttgtgttcctagcctaaactgtgcagtaatatctaactaaatgcttgtgttcctagctccaacagtaatatctaactaaatgcttgtgttcctagcctaaactgtgcagtaatatctaactaaatgcttgtgttcctagctccatcagtaatatctaactaaatgcttgtgttcctagctccaacagtaatatctaactaaatgcttgtgttcctagcctaaactgtgcagtaatatctaactaaatgcttgtgttcctagcctaaactgtgcagtaatatctaactaaatgcttgtgttcctagctccaacagtacagtaatatctaactaaatgcttgtgttcctagctccaacagtaatatctaactaaatgcttgtgttcctagcctaaactgtgcagtaatatctaatcaaatgcttgtgttcctagctccaacagtaatatctaactaaatgcttgtgttcctagctccaacagtaatatctaactaaatgcttgtgttcctagcctaaactgtgcagtaatatctaactaaatgcttgtgttcctagcctaaactgcagtaatatctaactaaatgcttgtgttcctagcctaaactgtgcagtaatatctaactaaatgcttgtgttcctagcctaaactgtgcagtaatatctaactaaatgcttgtgttcctagcctaaactgtg
This genomic interval from Oncorhynchus gorbuscha isolate QuinsamMale2020 ecotype Even-year unplaced genomic scaffold, OgorEven_v1.0 Un_scaffold_7828, whole genome shotgun sequence contains the following:
- the LOC124029827 gene encoding dnaJ homolog subfamily B member 4-like — its product is MGKDYYKILGIVKGAADEDIKKAYRKQALKWHPDKNKAANAEEKFKEIAEAYEVLSDPKKREIYDQYGEE